From Sander lucioperca isolate FBNREF2018 chromosome 14, SLUC_FBN_1.2, whole genome shotgun sequence, the proteins below share one genomic window:
- the slc25a46 gene encoding solute carrier family 25 member 46: MASRRPDSFDGLGFRGRDDPLYGASYPVRSAGGPAELQHHHWVTSPPDIPGSRNLHHTDRTPQLEEPLGGPGGPAAAWEAPQPGGPPAEQLNRFAGFGIGLVSLFTENVLAHPCIVFRRQCQVNFHGSCYHLTPFSAVAVMYAISKAQGVKSQWKGMGSTFIVHGITLGAEGVISEFTPLPRELPHRWTFKQLAGHLLLKGLTAVVALPFYCASLIETVQSEIVRDEASSGLLDCVREGLTRVLGVGAPHSRRLLPLSALLLPAALHAILRYAIASSVQRAALWLHQRGRKPRADPSNPLDAYFPELAAAWAGSLVADVALFPLETALHRLALQGTRTIIDATDGAVGAGSGASPLVLPVNTQYDGFSDCLHAIRRKEGAAGYYRGFGALVTQYALHGALLAAARTLLRLLLLDARAR, encoded by the exons ATGGCCTCCCGGCGGCCGGACAGCTTCGATGGGCTCGGGTTCCGCGGCCGCGACGACCCGCTGTACGGAGCCTCCTACCCGGTCAGGAGCGCCGGAGGCCCCGCGGAGCTGCAGCACCACCACTGGGTCACCAGCCCTCCGGACATCCCGGGCAGCCGCAACCTGCACCACACAGACCGGACACCGCAGCTCGAAGAGCCGCTGGGGGGCCCCGGAGGTCCCGCTGCCGCCTGGGAGGCTCCGCAGCCCGGCGGACCGCCTGCCG aGCAGCTGAATCGATTTGCAGGATTTGGAATCGGACTCGTCAG ccTGTTCACTGAGAACGTCCTGGCTCACCCCTGCATCGTCTTCCGCAGACAGTGTCAG gtgaaCTTCCACGGCAGCTGTTACCACCTGACTCCATTCAGCGCCGTCGCCGTCATGTACGCCATCTCCAAGGCTCAG ggggtGAAGTCTCAGTGGAAGGGGATGGGCAGCACCTTCATCGTCCACGGCATCACGCTCGGAGCTGAGGGGGTCATCAGCGAGTTCACGCCGTTACCACG ggagCTTCCTCACAGGTGGACCTTCAAACAGCTGGCAGGACATTTGCTGCTCAAAGG gttaACAGCTGTGGTGGCTCTTCCTTTTTACTGTGCCAGCCTCATTGAGACCGTCCAG AGTGAGATCGTGCGAGACGAGGCGTCCTCAGGTCTGCTGGACTGCGTGCGTGAGGGTCTGACCCGTGTGTTGGGCGTTGGCGCCCCTCACAGCCGCCGCCTGCTTCCTCTCAGCGCCCTGCTGCTCCCCGCAGCGCTGCACGCCATCCTACGCTACGCCATCGCGTCCAGCGTGCAGCGGGCGGCGCTGTGGCTGCACCAGAGGGGCCGCAAGCCGCGCGCCGACCCGTCCAACCCGCTGGACGCCTACTTCCCCGAGCTGGCGGCGGCGTGGGCGGGCTCTCTGGTGGCGGACGTGGCTCTGTTCCCCCTGGAGACCGCGCTGCACCGCCTGGCCCTGCAGGGCACGCGCACCATCATCGACGCCACGGACGGCGCCGTGGGCGCGGGGAGCGGCGCCAGCCCGCTGGTGCTGCCCGTCAACACGCAGTACGACGGCTTCTCCGACTGCCTGCACGCCATCCGCCGCAAGGAGGGCGCGGCCGGGTACTACCGCGGCTTTGGGGCGCTGGTGACACAGTACGCGCTGCACGGGGCGCTGCTGGCCGCCGCCAGGACGCTGctacggctgctgctgctggacgcACGCGCACGCTAG